One window of Populus nigra chromosome 5, ddPopNigr1.1, whole genome shotgun sequence genomic DNA carries:
- the LOC133693497 gene encoding acetylornithine aminotransferase, mitochondrial-like has product MNSIHISSNPIVSHSLTHHRWLSTSHKLYPQVIKINGRKSLTTSCLNVDVNAPDISRKVTAQNSKEVIELEGKVMVGTYGRAPVVLVSGKGCKLYDVEGREYLDMTSGIAVNALGHCDPDWVKAVADQAHVLTHVSNVYYSVPQVELAKRLVDCSFADRVFFTNSGAEANEAAIKFARKFQRHSNPDVKDPATEFISFTNSFHGRTMGALALTSKEQYRSPFEPVMPGVTFVEYGNIKATQELIRPGKTAAVFVEPIQGEGGIYSATKAFLEFLRTACDDAGALLVFDEVQCGLGRTGYLWAHEAYGIFPDIMTLAKPLAGGLPIGAALVTERVASSINYGDHGSTFAGGSLVCNAALTVLEKISKPEFLASVSKKGLYLKEILQQKLGRNSHVKEIRGLGFIIGIELDVPASPLVSACRNSGLLVLTAGKGNVVRLVPPLTVTEQELRLASDILQNAMSVLDENNSE; this is encoded by the exons ATGAATTCTATTCACATTTCATCAAATCCCATAGTTtctcactcactcactcacCACCGTTGGCTCTCCACTTCACACAAACTCTATCCCCAAGTGATCAAAATCAACGGCAGAAAATCACTGACAACATCATGCCTCAATGTAGACGTGAATGCGCCAGATATTTCAAGAAAAGTAACAGCCCAAAACAGCAAAGAAGTGATAGAGCTAGAAGGGAAGGTAATGGTAGGGACATACGGGAGAGCGCCTGTTGTTTTGGTGAGTGGCAAAGGTTGTAAATTGTATGATGTTGAAGGGCGTGAGTATTTGGACATGACTTCAGGGATTGCTGTTAATGCTTTAGGACACTGTGATCCTGATTGGGTTAAGGCTGTTGCTGATCAAGCTCATGTTTTGACTCATGTTAGCAATGTCTACTATTCTGTTCCTCAG gtagagcttgctaagCGTCTAGTGGATTGCTCGTTTGCTGATCGAGTGTTTTTTACAAATTCTGGAGCAGAGGCAAATGAAGCAGCTATCAAATTTGCTAGGAAGTTCCAAAGACACTCAAACCCTGACGTGAAAGACCCAGCTACAGAATTCATATCTTTCACTAATAGCTTCCATGGCAGGACAATGGGTGCACTTGCTTTAACAAGCAAAGAACAATATAGATCACCTTTTGAACCTGTTATGCCTGGAGTCACTTTTGTAGAATATGGAAATATAAAGGCTACACAAGAATTAATTCGGCCTGGGAAAACTGCTGCAGTTTTTGTGGAACCCATCCAAGGTGAAGGAGGCATTTATAGTGCAACAAAGGCGTTTTTGGAGTTCTTGCGAACTGCTTGTGATGATGCTGGGGCACTCCTGGTGTTTGACGAG GTGCAATGTGGTTTGGGTAGAACTGGATACCTCTGGGCCCATGAAGCTTATGGGATCTTCCCAGATATAATGACACTCGCAAAACCACTTGCTGGAGGTCTACCTATTGGTGCTGCTTTGGTGACTGAAAGAGTTGCTTCATCTATAAATTATGGTGACCATGGAAGTACATTTGCTGGTGGTTCCCTTGTTTGTAATGCAGCCCTTACTGTTCTGGAGAAAATCTCAAAACCAGAATTTTTGGCTAGTGTATCTAAGAAAGGGCTGtacttaaaagaaattttgcagCAAAAGCTTGGCAGGAACTCACATGTGAAAGAAATCCGAGGTCTTGGGTTTATTATTGGAATTGAGTTGGATGTCCCAGCCTCACCACTAGTTTCTGCTTGTCGAAATTCTGGCCTTCTTGTGTTAACTGCTGGAAAAGGAAATGTCGTGAGACTTGTGCCTCCATTGACTGTAACTGAGCAGGAACTTCGTCTTGCATCTGATATTCTACAAAATGCAATGTCTGTACTTGATGAGAATAATTCAGAGTAG
- the LOC133694026 gene encoding style cell-cycle inhibitor 1-A gives MGDERKEKKKSRKRSSSLSSTEDEGGRRKRQRSDKEEGDGRRSRKSDKKEKRKDKRSHRHHSDKEKKSKDKHKTKRHKGDRHLKPEFQLSNDDYFSKNNEFATWLKEKKKVFFSDLTSESARELFSVFVKDWNAQKLESRYYEGISSGPRSAHNWALKL, from the exons ATGGGAGACGaaaggaaggagaagaagaagagcaggAAGAGAAGCTCCTCTCTGTCTTCGACTGAAG ATGAAGGAGGAAGAAGGAAAAGGCAGAGAAGTGACAAGGAAGAAGGAGACGGAAGGAGAAGTAGAAAGAGTgataagaaagagaagagaaaggacAAGAGGTCTCATAGGCACCACTCTGATAAAG AGAAGAAGTCTAAGGATAAACACAAAACCAAACGACACAAAGGGGATCGCCACTTG AAACCTGAGTTTCAACTGTCCAATGACGATTACTTCTCCAAGAATAATGAGTTCGCTACTTGgctaaaagagaagaagaaagtgtttttctctgACCTTACATCGGAATCTGCTCGAGAATTGTTTTCAGTCTTTGTCAAGGACTGGAATGCTCAGAAGCTTGAATCCCGATACTATGAGGGCATTTCAAGTGGGCCTCGAAGTGCCCATAACTGGGCACTCAAGCTTTAG
- the LOC133694295 gene encoding probable aspartic proteinase GIP1, which yields MAMAKLVLVLTFFFIQSLTTSLTLPLPATATKSFVSPIQKDRSTLQYIITAYLQTPLRQAKLLVDLGASFTWVNCDDKYFHSTTYKHIPCDYPLADLLGQPACLVNCVDPPGPNCANNSCLLSPVNPIEPIDFTRSDPIATALLDYLALPELINGSSQVGPLEKIRNFIFSCGHTSYLKGLGRGVVGLAGFGRSNISIPVQITPHFFAICLSGSKSQPGVAFFGSKGPYYFSPGIDLSSSLTYTPLIVNPVGKDSGPDNKIASPEYYIELTSVKVNNKVVQFNQSLLAITSENGFGGTTISTVAPYTKLESSIYKAVTRAFLKAAASSTYNLTKTTTKPVKPFGVCYPASDIKITKMGPVVPTIDLVLHNKDVVWKIFGSNSMVRIVKKGGVDVWCLAFVDGGASTTVRDSNWIGSPSIVIGGHQLEDNMLQFDLESKKLGFSSSILSKGTTCSNFKFSTKKI from the coding sequence ATGGCAATGGCAAAACTAGTTTTAGTTTTAACCTTCTTCTTTATCCAATCTCTTACAACCTCCCTAACTCTTCCTCTCCCAGCAACAGCAACAAAATCCTTTGTGTCGCCCATTCAAAAGGACCGCTCTACGCTCCAATACATCATCACTGCGTACCTGCAAACCCCTCTCAGGCAAGCCAAATTACTCGTCGACCTCGGCGCTAGTTTTACCTGGGTCAACTGTGACGACAAGTACTTCCATTCCACCACATACAAACACATACCTTGTGATTATCCACTTGCTGATTTGCTAGGTCAACCTGCTTGCCTTGTCAACTGTGTGGATCCGCCAGGTCCAAATTGTGCCAACAATTCTTGCTTGCTCTCTCCTGTGAACCCCATCGAGCCTATCGACTTTACAAGAAGTGACCCCATTGCTACCGCCCTCCTTGACTATTTAGCCTTGCCGGAATTAATAAATGGTTCTTCTCAAGTTGGACCATTGGAAAAAATCCGCAACTTCATCTTCTCCTGTGGTCATACTAGTTATCTCAAAGGCCTGGGTAGAGGTGTTGTTGGCTTAGCAGGTTTTGGCAGATCAAACATCTCCATCCCAGTGCAGATCACTCCACATTTTTTTGCGATTTGCTTGTCAGGTTCAAAATCTCAGCCTGGTGTGGCCTTCTTTGGTTCTAAAGGCCCTTATTACTTCTCGCCGGGAATTGACCTGTCAAGTTCTCTTACTTATACTCCACTCATTGTGAACCCTGTCGGAAAAGACTCCGGACCTGACAATAAGATCGCTTCACCTGAATATTACATAGAGTTGACTTCTGTAAAAGTAAACAACAAGGTGGTGCAATTCAATCAATCCCTCTTAGCCATTACCAGTGAGAATGGTTTTGGAGGGACCACGATCAGCACTGTTGCTCCATATACGAAGTTAGAGAGTTCTATTTACAAAGCTGTTACTAGAGCATTCTTGAAGGCAGCTGCTTCTTCAACTTACAATCTTACTAAAACAACAACGAAACCCGTTAAGCCATTCGGTGTCTGCTACCCTGCAAGTGACATAAAGATTACAAAGATGGGACCTGTTGTGCCAACCATCGATCTTGTGTTGCATAACAAAGATGTCGTTTGGAAGATCTTTGGATCAAATTCTATGGTTAGGATTGTAAAGAAAGGAGGTGTTGATGTATGGTGCCTGGCTTTTGTGGATGGTGGGGCTAGCACTACCGTACGAGATTCAAATTGGATTGGGAGTCCATCTATCGTGATTGGCGGTCATCAATTGGAGGATAATATGCTGCAATTCGATTTGGAGTCCAAGAAATTGGGTTTTAGCTCCTCGATTCTGTCTAAGGGAACTACTTGTTCCAATTTCAAGTTTTCTACcaagaaaatctaa